From the genome of Oscillospiraceae bacterium:
TGCTTTCTGTGGGGCGCCTCTCTTGCGGCGACTCATATATATTACCACTGCATTCCCCCTTTGTCAACTCCTTTTTTCACTTTTTTTCGCTTTTTTTAAATAAGCGTATTTTGTGCCATTCTAATGCTCTCTGTGTTACCCCAAAGCGCTACGCAGTGTACTGATGAGTTTTTTCTCTCTACGTGAAACCTGGACCTGTGTCATGCCCAGCCGCTCTGCTGTCTGGCTCTGCGTTTCGCTCTGGAAATAGCGGAAATACAGAAGCTTTCTGTCCTGCGCCCCTAATTGGTCAATCGCCTGGCGCAGGCTCAGCGAATCGGTCAGTTCTTCTTCATGTGCTTCATCCGGTATATCCAGCTCTTCACCCGTACCATCTTCTGCTGTCAAAGAAAGCGGTGTCTGTGCGGCGCCCATTGCCTGCGCAGCGGTTTCAGCATCGACACCGAGCTTTTCCGCCAATTCGGTAACGGTAGGCATACGGCCGGTCTGCTGTGCAAAAGCTTTTGCTTCTGCTGCAGCTTTGCGGGAAAGATCGCGCAGGCCCCGGCTTACTTTGACAGCGCCGCCCTCGCGGAAAAGGCGGCGTACTTCCCCTAAAATGACCGGCACGGCATAAGTGGAAAACCGCAGGCCGCGGCTTTCATCAAAGCGGTCTGCCGCCTGCACCAGACCGACACAGGCCGCCTGATACAAATCATCATACTCAATGCCCCGCCCGCGAAAGCGGTTTGCACAGGCGCGCGCAAGGCCCAAATTCTGCGTAATGCGCTCTTCTCTATCCATTGCAGCGTACACGCGGCGTAAAGGTCTTTTCCAACAAAACGGTGGTGCCTGCCCCCGGGCGGCTTTGCACCCGCAGCTTGTCCGTAAAACTTTTCATAACAGCAAATCCCAGACCGGCGCGCTCGCTGCCGCCTGTTGTATAAAGCGGCTCCATCGCTTTTGCAATATCTGTAATGCCGCAGCCTTTGTCGCGCACCCGCACTTGAATGCAGCTGCCGGGCAAAATTCTGCAGTCTATGTACACGGTGCCAATGGTATCCTTATACCCGTGCACAATGGCATTTGTCACCGCCTCTGACACGGCGGTCTTTAGGTCACACAGCTCGTCCAAGGTTGGGTCAAGCTGCACGGCAAAAGCGCTGACCGCAGCCCGCGCAAAGCTTTCATTCACACTGACACCCGGAAAGTGCAGGTGCATTTCATTGATTGGCTTCATTTTTCGGTTCCTCCTTCGTCTGTATCTCACACAGCTCGTCCAGTCCCGCCATTGCTACCAACTGCTCCAGCTTCAGAGGCAAGTCCTGTAAAGCAACCTTTCCCTGCCACAGCTGCATCAGCTTGCAGCGGCCTAGGATTAGACCAATGCCAGAGCTATCCATAAACTGCACC
Proteins encoded in this window:
- a CDS encoding sigma-70 family RNA polymerase sigma factor, translated to MDREERITQNLGLARACANRFRGRGIEYDDLYQAACVGLVQAADRFDESRGLRFSTYAVPVILGEVRRLFREGGAVKVSRGLRDLSRKAAAEAKAFAQQTGRMPTVTELAEKLGVDAETAAQAMGAAQTPLSLTAEDGTGEELDIPDEAHEEELTDSLSLRQAIDQLGAQDRKLLYFRYFQSETQSQTAERLGMTQVQVSRREKKLISTLRSALG
- a CDS encoding anti-sigma factor antagonist (This anti-anti-sigma factor, or anti-sigma factor antagonist, belongs to a family that includes characterized members SpoIIAA, RsbV, RsfA, and RsfB.), which gives rise to MDKETQEKQKEKGPVQLKLAEHTLTALLFGEIDHHSAREIREEIDMVLMRVRPQKLVLNFAGVQFMDSSGIGLILGRCKLMQLWQGKVALQDLPLKLEQLVAMAGLDELCEIQTKEEPKNEANQ
- the spoIIAB gene encoding anti-sigma F factor — its product is MKPINEMHLHFPGVSVNESFARAAVSAFAVQLDPTLDELCDLKTAVSEAVTNAIVHGYKDTIGTVYIDCRILPGSCIQVRVRDKGCGITDIAKAMEPLYTTGGSERAGLGFAVMKSFTDKLRVQSRPGAGTTVLLEKTFTPRVRCNG